The following proteins are encoded in a genomic region of Oceaniferula marina:
- the rplK gene encoding 50S ribosomal protein L11: protein MAKEVKSVLKLQIQAGQANPSPPVGPALGQAGVNIMQFCKDFNAATQKQAGDLLPTVITVYKDASFTFITKQPPAAVLLKKAAKIASGSGEPNKTKCGTISKEQLMEVVNIKISDLNTNDPEQAAKILAGTARQMGLEVTGM from the coding sequence ATGGCCAAGGAAGTTAAATCCGTCCTCAAACTGCAAATTCAGGCAGGACAAGCAAACCCATCACCACCCGTTGGACCGGCACTCGGTCAGGCAGGAGTGAACATCATGCAGTTCTGTAAGGACTTTAATGCCGCGACTCAAAAACAAGCTGGTGACCTCCTTCCCACGGTCATCACGGTCTACAAAGACGCTTCGTTCACCTTTATCACCAAGCAGCCACCGGCAGCCGTTCTTTTGAAGAAAGCAGCCAAGATCGCTTCGGGATCCGGAGAGCCAAACAAAACCAAGTGCGGCACCATCTCCAAAGAACAACTGATGGAAGTTGTGAACATCAAAATTTCCGACCTCAACACCAACGACCCCGAGCAAGCAGCTAAGATTTTGGCTGGCACCGCTCGCCAGATGGGACTTGAAGTCACCGGAATGTAA
- the rplJ gene encoding 50S ribosomal protein L10 — protein MNPDKKYIIDELFERVNSSPFVLVVDYTGMTVPEFNELRGNLSENGAECHVAKNTYMRKALENAELPDISDQLLGQTAFVTGESDVCAAAKAVKEFAKKSKKLDVKVGILDGDVIDSDQVKALADLPSREVLLAQLLGVINAPASKLVRTINEPAASLARVIKAKHGDEA, from the coding sequence ATGAATCCTGATAAGAAGTACATCATCGACGAGCTTTTTGAGCGCGTTAACTCATCGCCTTTCGTTCTGGTGGTTGATTACACCGGTATGACCGTGCCCGAGTTCAATGAACTCCGCGGTAACCTGAGCGAAAACGGAGCCGAGTGCCACGTTGCCAAGAACACTTACATGCGCAAAGCGCTTGAAAATGCAGAATTACCCGACATCAGCGATCAGCTGCTCGGACAAACCGCATTCGTCACCGGCGAATCCGATGTTTGCGCCGCAGCCAAGGCTGTGAAGGAGTTCGCTAAGAAATCCAAGAAGCTGGACGTCAAAGTCGGTATCCTCGACGGCGATGTGATCGACTCTGACCAAGTCAAGGCTCTGGCCGACCTTCCGTCTCGCGAAGTTCTGCTCGCCCAGTTGCTCGGTGTCATCAACGCTCCTGCCTCCAAGCTGGTGCGCACGATCAACGAGCCAGCTGCATCTCTTGCTCGCGTCATCAAGGCGAAGCACGGAGACGAAGCTTAA
- the rplL gene encoding 50S ribosomal protein L7/L12 has protein sequence MADITKIAEELGKLTVLEAAELVKSLEEEWGVSAAAPAAAVAVAAPGAAAEAAEEKTEFDVVLTDAGAGKIAVIKAVRGIATGLGLADAKKLVESAPAPVLEGASKEDAEKAKAALEEAGAKVELK, from the coding sequence ATGGCTGATATTACTAAAATCGCTGAAGAACTGGGCAAACTCACCGTGCTTGAAGCCGCTGAGCTTGTAAAATCCCTCGAAGAAGAGTGGGGCGTTTCCGCCGCCGCTCCTGCTGCTGCTGTTGCAGTTGCTGCACCTGGTGCCGCTGCTGAAGCTGCCGAGGAAAAAACCGAATTCGACGTCGTCCTTACTGACGCCGGAGCCGGTAAGATCGCTGTCATTAAGGCCGTCCGTGGCATCGCTACCGGACTTGGACTTGCTGACGCTAAGAAGCTGGTCGAGAGTGCACCTGCACCCGTCCTTGAAGGCGCTTCCAAGGAAGACGCTGAAAAAGCCAAGGCTGCGCTTGAAGAAGCTGGTGCCAAGGTTGAGCTTAAGTAG
- the nusG gene encoding transcription termination/antitermination protein NusG, translating into MPAFPEARKQWFVVHVLSGQEQKVRDRIQRQVEAEEMGDLIFEVLVPQERVEENRKGKKIETKRKFFPGYIIVNMKLFQEDGSLVDRSWYFIKEMDGVIGFAGTKDKPLPMRQREVDGMLNQIKEREESIRPAISFEIGDTVSVNDGPFEGQTGVIEEIDHDTGKLLVSVTIFGRATPVELEAWQVEKG; encoded by the coding sequence ATGCCAGCCTTTCCCGAAGCCCGCAAACAATGGTTTGTCGTTCACGTTCTCTCCGGACAGGAGCAGAAAGTGCGAGATCGTATTCAACGCCAAGTCGAGGCGGAAGAGATGGGCGACTTGATCTTCGAAGTGCTTGTTCCCCAGGAGCGAGTTGAAGAAAACCGTAAAGGTAAAAAAATCGAAACCAAACGCAAGTTCTTCCCCGGATACATCATCGTCAACATGAAGCTCTTCCAAGAAGACGGAAGTCTGGTGGATCGTTCATGGTATTTTATCAAGGAGATGGACGGCGTGATTGGTTTTGCCGGCACCAAGGACAAGCCACTCCCCATGCGTCAACGTGAGGTGGACGGCATGCTCAACCAGATCAAAGAGCGCGAAGAAAGCATCCGCCCAGCCATCAGCTTTGAAATCGGCGATACCGTCAGTGTCAACGACGGACCATTTGAGGGTCAGACAGGTGTCATCGAAGAAATCGACCACGATACCGGTAAGTTGCTCGTCTCGGTGACCATTTTCGGTCGGGCCACTCCCGTGGAACTCGAAGCCTGGCAAGTTGAAAAAGGCTAA
- the rplA gene encoding 50S ribosomal protein L1 produces MSKKSKRYQKAAELVDSDKQYGLEDAVGVIKSFPAPKFDATVTLSFKLGVDPRKSDQMVRGSVALPHGTGKQVKVVVFAQGDAAKAAQDAGADEVGLEDLIKKVQGGFTDFDAAVATPDAMLEVRKIARVLGPRGLMPNPKTGTVTEDTAAAVQAVKAGRIDYKLDKNGNVSAAIGKASFDNDKIIENANALIESLVKAKPASAKGNYIQNVTIAACMSPGVALESSLYAIN; encoded by the coding sequence ATGAGCAAGAAAAGCAAACGCTACCAAAAGGCGGCCGAGCTTGTCGATTCCGACAAGCAATACGGCCTCGAAGACGCGGTGGGAGTCATCAAGAGCTTCCCCGCACCTAAGTTTGACGCCACTGTCACGCTTTCATTCAAACTCGGGGTCGACCCCCGCAAGAGCGACCAGATGGTCCGTGGCTCTGTGGCCCTGCCACACGGCACCGGTAAGCAAGTCAAGGTCGTTGTGTTCGCCCAGGGCGACGCCGCCAAAGCAGCCCAGGATGCTGGAGCTGACGAAGTCGGACTTGAGGACTTGATTAAGAAAGTGCAAGGTGGATTCACCGATTTCGATGCTGCCGTCGCCACTCCTGATGCGATGCTCGAAGTTCGTAAGATCGCCCGTGTGCTCGGACCACGCGGTCTGATGCCTAACCCGAAGACCGGGACTGTCACCGAAGACACTGCCGCGGCTGTGCAAGCTGTGAAAGCTGGTCGGATCGACTACAAACTCGACAAAAATGGCAACGTTTCTGCTGCTATTGGCAAGGCATCCTTCGACAATGACAAGATCATCGAGAATGCCAACGCCCTGATCGAAAGTTTGGTCAAAGCCAAGCCTGCATCCGCCAAAGGGAACTATATTCAGAACGTCACCATCGCGGCATGTATGTCCCCTGGAGTTGCTCTTGAGTCATCCCTTTACGCTATCAACTAA